In Clostridia bacterium, the following proteins share a genomic window:
- a CDS encoding DUF370 domain-containing protein, with protein MFLHLGENKVVFNQDLIGFFNYDLVNKSRDSSQFLELVSNGQKLEKIGEEKNVKSFIITTDKVFLSPISTITLQKRALQRI; from the coding sequence ATGTTTTTGCATTTGGGAGAAAATAAAGTAGTCTTTAATCAAGATTTAATTGGTTTTTTTAATTACGATTTAGTAAACAAAAGCAGGGATAGCAGTCAATTTCTCGAATTAGTCAGTAATGGGCAAAAACTGGAGAAAATAGGGGAAGAGAAGAATGTAAAAAGTTTTATCATTACTACTGATAAAGTTTTTCTATCACCTATTTCTACAATTACTTTACAAAAAAGAGCTTTACAGCGTATTTGA
- the gyrB gene encoding DNA topoisomerase (ATP-hydrolyzing) subunit B has protein sequence MKFFYHLFLQLLYKKELYSVFEGVASLVKNNEKYSAAQIQILKDLEAVRLRPGMYIGSTGPRGLHHLVYEIIDNSIDESMAGYCDHIQVTIHADNLVSVIDNGRGIPVEIHPETNRPAVEAVLTVLHAGGKFGGEGYKVSGGLHGVGAAVVNALSAWLEVEINRENKIYYQRYERGKPVTDLQIKGTSKKSGTKITFCPDKEVFPEIDFSFNILSHRLRELSFLNKGLKIELVDLRTGQKETFYHQGGIVDFIKYLNKNKEVLHAKPIYLAAEKEGTYFEIALQYNDSYNENLYSYANNIHTTEGGTHEVGFKSALTRCINDYARKKNLLRENDENLSGEDVREGLMAVISVKVKEPQFEGQTKTKLGNSELRGLTETVVNEGLTFFLEENPTVSKKIVEKSIQAARAREAARKARELTRQKNALEAATLPGKLWDCSVNDPQMSELYLVEGDSAGGSAKSGRDRRFQAILPLRGKIINVEKARLDKILGNAEIRAMTTAIGAGIGEEFDISKARYHKIVIMTDADVDGAHIRTLLLTFFYRYMRPLVKAGYVYIAQPPLYKVTAGKKEIYLYSDEELAETTKELTQGRYNVQRYKGLGEMNPEQLWETTMNPEKRTILQVNVEDAMLADEIFTILMGEKVEPRREFIHTHAKQVRNLDI, from the coding sequence ATAAAGTTTTTCTATCACCTATTTCTACAATTACTTTACAAAAAAGAGCTTTACAGCGTATTTGAAGGAGTGGCTAGCTTGGTAAAAAACAATGAAAAATATAGTGCTGCCCAAATACAGATTTTAAAAGATTTAGAGGCAGTAAGATTAAGACCTGGAATGTATATTGGTAGTACGGGTCCGCGCGGTTTACATCATTTGGTTTACGAAATAATTGATAATAGTATTGATGAATCAATGGCTGGTTATTGTGACCACATACAAGTTACTATTCATGCCGATAATTTAGTTTCGGTTATTGACAATGGACGGGGTATTCCGGTAGAAATTCATCCTGAAACTAATCGTCCTGCCGTGGAAGCAGTTTTAACAGTTTTACATGCTGGGGGTAAGTTTGGTGGTGAGGGATATAAGGTTTCAGGTGGACTACATGGGGTTGGTGCTGCGGTAGTTAATGCACTTTCCGCATGGTTGGAAGTAGAAATAAATCGTGAAAACAAAATCTATTATCAACGCTATGAAAGAGGTAAACCAGTTACAGATTTGCAAATTAAAGGGACAAGTAAAAAAAGTGGTACAAAAATCACTTTTTGTCCTGATAAAGAAGTTTTTCCGGAAATTGATTTTAGTTTTAATATTTTAAGTCATCGTTTGCGGGAATTGTCTTTTTTAAATAAAGGTTTAAAAATTGAATTAGTTGATTTACGAACTGGACAAAAAGAAACCTTTTATCATCAAGGCGGTATTGTTGATTTTATTAAATATTTAAATAAAAACAAAGAAGTATTACATGCTAAACCTATTTACTTGGCTGCAGAAAAAGAAGGCACCTATTTTGAAATTGCTTTACAATATAATGATTCTTACAATGAAAATCTTTATTCTTATGCTAATAATATTCATACTACAGAAGGTGGTACTCATGAGGTAGGTTTTAAATCTGCTTTAACACGCTGTATTAATGATTATGCTCGTAAGAAAAATTTACTGCGTGAAAATGATGAAAATCTTTCTGGAGAAGATGTCCGGGAAGGCTTAATGGCTGTTATTTCCGTAAAAGTAAAAGAACCTCAATTTGAAGGTCAAACTAAAACTAAATTAGGTAATAGTGAATTAAGAGGTTTAACTGAAACAGTAGTTAATGAAGGTTTAACATTTTTTTTGGAAGAGAATCCTACTGTTTCAAAAAAAATTGTAGAAAAAAGTATTCAAGCAGCACGAGCCCGGGAAGCTGCTCGTAAAGCTAGAGAATTAACTCGTCAAAAAAATGCTTTAGAGGCAGCTACTTTACCGGGGAAATTATGGGATTGCTCAGTTAATGATCCGCAAATGTCAGAATTATACTTGGTGGAAGGTGATTCTGCAGGTGGTTCGGCAAAAAGTGGAAGAGATCGGCGTTTTCAAGCAATTTTACCTTTACGGGGTAAAATTATTAATGTGGAAAAGGCACGTTTAGATAAAATTTTAGGTAATGCGGAAATTAGAGCTATGACTACAGCCATTGGTGCTGGTATTGGTGAAGAATTTGATATAAGTAAAGCCCGCTATCATAAAATAGTAATTATGACAGATGCTGATGTGGATGGAGCTCATATTCGTACTTTATTACTTACCTTTTTTTATCGTTATATGCGGCCTTTAGTGAAAGCCGGTTATGTTTATATTGCTCAACCACCTTTATATAAAGTAACTGCTGGTAAAAAAGAAATTTATTTATATTCAGATGAAGAATTGGCTGAAACCACTAAAGAGTTAACCCAAGGTAGATATAATGTACAAAGATATAAGGGTTTAGGGGAAATGAATCCAGAACAATTATGGGAAACAACCATGAATCCGGAAAAAAGAACTATTTTACAAGTAAATGTAGAAGATGCCATGTTGGCAGATGAAATTTTCACAATTTTAATGGGAGAAAAAGTCGAACCACGGCGTGAATTTATTCATACACATGCTAAACAGGTTCGTAATTTGGATATTTAA
- the gyrA gene encoding DNA gyrase subunit A, with product METYQAGKIIPIELEEEMQKSYIDYAMSVIVGRALPDVRDGLKPVHRRILYAMHESGMTADKPFKKSARVVGDVLGRYHPHGDTAVYYAMVRLAQEFSTRYMLIEGQGNFGSIDGDAPAAMRYTEVRMSKIAAELLKDIEKNTVDFIPNYDESMEEPTVLPSRIPTLLINGSAGIAVGMATNIPPHNLGEVIDGVIALINNPEISIKELMKIIKGPDFPTGGIIVGKSGIKKAYETGRGSIRIKAVSRIEKMQNGKMRILITELPYQVNKARLIANIADLVKEKRIDGITALRDESDRTGMRIVIELRRDVNPQVILNQLYKRTQLMNNFGVIMLALVDGVPKVLNLKEMLYYYLEHQKDVVVRRTRYELERAEARLHIVEGLKIALDHIDEVIRIIRQSPSVNTAKENLMARFSLSEKQAQAIVDMRLGKLSGLEREKLIEEYEELIKRIAYLRSVLADEKLVLKIIKEELIEVKEKYADERRSQISLVEGSLEMEDLIADEDVVITITHGGYIKRQLINVYRKQRRGGRGVMAITTKDEDFVEHLFITTTHQNLLFFTNKGKVYRKKVYEIPESGRQARGTAIVNLLSITGDEKITAVIPVREFTDDQYLLTTTQKGIVKKTSLLAYDTNRSDGIIALTLDENDELIAVKLTSGTDDLILATRLGKSIRFSEKDIRVTGRTSRGVKGIDLEKDDYVVGMDICREEATLLMVTEKGFGKRTPLSEFRTQHRAGKGVIGIRLTAKSGSLVGVRIVDEADEIMLITQEGIMIRISAAEISVMGRATQGVIVMRMDKKDNFVALARVIKNED from the coding sequence ATGGAAACATATCAAGCAGGTAAAATTATACCGATTGAATTAGAAGAAGAAATGCAAAAATCCTATATAGATTATGCGATGAGTGTAATCGTGGGACGAGCCTTGCCAGATGTACGTGATGGTTTAAAACCAGTACATCGACGTATTCTTTATGCTATGCATGAATCAGGCATGACAGCTGATAAACCCTTTAAAAAATCCGCTCGGGTCGTGGGGGATGTTTTAGGTCGTTATCATCCACATGGTGATACAGCTGTTTATTATGCCATGGTTCGTTTGGCACAAGAGTTTTCAACACGCTATATGTTAATTGAAGGTCAGGGCAATTTTGGTTCAATTGATGGTGATGCACCTGCGGCCATGCGTTATACTGAAGTACGCATGTCTAAAATTGCCGCCGAACTATTAAAAGATATTGAAAAAAATACTGTTGATTTTATACCTAATTATGATGAATCAATGGAAGAACCAACAGTTTTACCTTCCCGGATTCCCACATTGTTAATTAATGGTTCGGCAGGAATTGCGGTGGGAATGGCTACTAATATTCCGCCTCATAATTTGGGTGAAGTAATTGATGGAGTGATTGCTTTAATTAATAATCCAGAAATCAGCATTAAAGAATTAATGAAAATTATTAAAGGACCTGATTTTCCTACAGGCGGCATTATTGTGGGTAAATCAGGAATAAAAAAAGCATATGAAACTGGACGGGGCTCAATTAGAATTAAAGCTGTTTCTCGTATTGAAAAAATGCAAAATGGTAAAATGCGGATCTTAATTACTGAATTACCTTATCAAGTAAATAAGGCACGTTTAATAGCTAATATAGCTGATTTGGTTAAAGAAAAAAGAATAGATGGTATTACTGCTCTGCGGGATGAATCAGATCGTACTGGCATGAGAATAGTGATTGAATTAAGAAGAGATGTTAATCCCCAAGTAATTTTAAATCAATTATATAAACGGACTCAATTGATGAATAATTTTGGAGTAATTATGTTAGCTTTGGTAGATGGTGTTCCTAAAGTCTTAAATCTAAAAGAAATGCTTTATTATTATTTAGAACATCAAAAAGACGTGGTCGTACGCCGTACTCGTTATGAATTAGAGCGTGCTGAAGCCAGACTGCATATTGTAGAAGGTTTAAAAATTGCTTTAGATCATATTGATGAAGTAATTCGTATTATTCGTCAATCTCCCAGTGTGAATACAGCTAAGGAAAATTTAATGGCTCGTTTTTCCCTCTCTGAGAAACAAGCACAAGCTATAGTAGACATGCGTTTAGGTAAATTATCAGGTTTGGAAAGGGAAAAATTAATAGAAGAATATGAAGAATTAATTAAAAGAATAGCTTATTTGAGAAGTGTTTTGGCTGATGAAAAATTAGTTCTTAAAATTATTAAAGAAGAATTAATAGAAGTTAAGGAAAAATATGCTGATGAGAGACGTTCACAAATTAGCTTAGTGGAAGGTTCCTTGGAAATGGAAGATTTAATTGCTGATGAAGATGTAGTTATTACTATTACTCATGGTGGTTATATTAAAAGACAGTTAATTAACGTTTATCGTAAACAGCGGCGCGGTGGTCGCGGTGTAATGGCCATTACTACAAAAGATGAAGATTTTGTAGAACATCTTTTTATTACTACTACTCACCAAAATTTACTTTTTTTTACAAACAAAGGTAAAGTATACCGTAAAAAAGTTTATGAAATACCGGAATCGGGACGACAAGCAAGGGGTACGGCCATTGTTAATCTTTTATCTATCACTGGTGATGAAAAAATAACTGCCGTAATTCCAGTTCGGGAATTTACAGATGATCAATATCTTTTGACTACAACTCAAAAAGGGATTGTTAAAAAAACTAGTTTGTTAGCTTATGATACTAACCGCAGTGATGGAATTATCGCCCTTACTTTAGATGAAAATGATGAATTAATTGCTGTAAAGTTAACTAGTGGTACTGATGACCTTATTTTAGCTACTCGTCTTGGTAAATCAATCCGTTTTTCTGAAAAAGATATTCGGGTTACTGGGAGAACCTCTCGCGGGGTTAAAGGAATAGATTTGGAAAAAGATGATTATGTTGTAGGTATGGATATTTGTCGTGAAGAGGCTACATTATTAATGGTTACCGAAAAAGGGTTTGGAAAACGAACTCCGCTTAGCGAATTTCGTACTCAGCACCGAGCAGGTAAGGGTGTTATTGGGATTCGCTTAACAGCTAAGTCAGGTTCTTTAGTAGGTGTCAGAATTGTTGATGAAGCAGATGAAATTATGTTAATTACTCAAGAAGGAATTATGATTAGAATTTCCGCCGCCGAAATTTCTGTAATGGGACGTGCTACACAGGGTGTAATCGTTATGCGTATGGATAAAAAAGATAATTTTGTAGCTTTAGCTAGAGTGATAAAAAATGAAGATTAA